Part of the Oncorhynchus nerka isolate Pitt River linkage group LG14, Oner_Uvic_2.0, whole genome shotgun sequence genome is shown below.
CAGTGTAGACACCTGAGGGGGGAATGGGGGACGAGAGAAAGGAGATACCTCCTAAAAGGTGTTGGGTGAGCCAAATGTTAACTCCGTCCTCCCTACACTGAGACTCAGCATAGACAGTCCACAATCATGTTTTATAGTTCTTTTATTTAGACAACCCAAATAAAAGGCACATAAAAACATTGCGCATATGTTTACAATTATTCTTGACACAcatatgtataaaaaaaaaaaagtaggaaTGTTTACCTTTATGCTAATTAGAAAGCCTAGTCTTCGTATATACAAAATTACCATTGTTAATGTTCTAATACAAAAAGATTTATAAAAAGTTTTTTCCTTGCATGTGTCTACCATAACTAACATGTCCTCTGAACTAAATGGTTTTGTACAAAGATATACATTCATCAGCCTTCACAGGGCTCCAAGAACTTCCAAATCATAAAGAAAATTGAGAAAGATCAGACCAACTTTTCTCTTCCAAAACTCAAAGTTAAGCCCAAAACCATcattgcatttaaaaaaaaatgtagtgTCATCGTAAACAAATTAAAAGTATTTGGTTAAAAAGAAACTGATGGTGCATAAGAGTAATGGccctttatttaaaaaatgattaCAGAACATGTTTTCAAAATGTTTATAACGGTTTAGAATGTTGCTTACAAAACACTTAATTGAATGTAAACCATACTCCCCGCCTCCAAAAATGACAACATATCAATTTGGTTGAGGGGGCTGTCTAGCTCTTAGCCATCTGAATAGTTAAGGCTTCCTTCACAAAACAAGTCCATCACCATAGACATTATGGCATCTGTGAGAGCAGAGGCAGCACCATTGAATTCTGAAATAGTACactttcttcttctactactacttctatgagttggcaaacaaactaaaagggtgcatactgccacctggagtgtgttgttaGAACAAGGTAGGcgatttactgccacctgcagttatggaatgtttccTCATGAGTATAATTCATTGGTTGATCCCACCTGAAAACCTGGATAgaattatgtgatccttccttaaccctATAGGAAGTCCCATCCAGTTGACTTCTTCAAAAagtcctcaatggcgctgcccatgctaaaacaggctATTGGGCACTAACTAGTGTTGTCTAAGTCTATGTCCATCACATCTAGAAGAGGAAGCAGAGGTGTGAAATAGTCTTGTTGTAAAGCAGTTCAGGCACACTAGTTACGGCCACTGCGGAAGGCCAAATGACAAACATACACGTACTTCAAAACTATTCTGTTTGTAGTGTTTTCTTTTTTAAAAAGTTGTCAAGTCTAATTACTTTTTTTACTCAACCCAAACTTGGACGAGCTCAGACGTCCACATGCAACATCGATGGAAAGGGAATCCAATGCCAACAAGACCACAACTCCATACCAGATTAGAGTAATTATCTTGGGGCACTGTGTTGGCATGCATGCAATACTAGCAAAGGCCTCATACATCTTGCCTTTCCCAAGACACAGGGAAGACGAGGCCACTGATGAGGGCAGAAGTCTCTGAACAACGTCCACCAGTTTGACATACAGCCTGATTTTGGGGCAATGGCTCACATCGGCGCCGTGCCGGCTACACGTGTTCCAAAGAGTTCCTGCCAGTTGAGGGAGAGGCCTGTGTACTGAACATAGGCCTAGGCAGCGCCAGTAGGCACTGGGCTGGGAAAGGAAGCAGCCCTGTGACCCTTGACCCATAATCTTTGACCATTCTAGAACACATGTAGTTGACACAGCCTCTCATCTCTGCTTCCATTCTCTTTCTGGGCACCTTGGGCCCCAGATGGCAGTTTtggttctacagtaatataataaAAAGGACCTAAGACGACAGAAAAACCTCAAACTAACCTGGGAAGTAAACTATGCAAAAGTAGTCCAATGGACGGTCGTATTGACATTGATAAAGTAATTGCAGCCCTGACCTGTGTTGAAGGATATCtacttttattacattttttgaaaggcaaagacaaaataataaaataattgtGTTGTAATATTTACAAAGAATGGGTATAAGGTCAACCAAGGTTGCGTGTTGACCTTAAATTGATCCTTTTACTCTCATCAAAAGACTGGACTACTCTCAGTACGGTTCCTGAGTAGAAGTTCATATTTATAAGATCCTAAACCTGcaataaaaaaaactaaaaagagGGGGGGATTAAATGGCCCTACCAAAACCTCTCCCAACATAACTATTTTCACTAAAAGTTTTAAAAGGTGAACTTTGGGACTGTTTTTTCAGCATAGTGTCTACTGTGCCACTAGGTGGCTCTGATAGCCTCTACATTAACAAGGCTCACAGCCAACACTACTAATTTTGATTCTTAATAATACTGCTGTTTTCAGGACATTAACTTGGGGATATGCTTTCAGTGCGAGACATTTCCTCCTTGTGTTCCTGTaacattaccactgtaatgtccTCCGGCTACTTTATCAAGTCATCTAAAAATACACCTGACAACTATTCCAAAAACAAAACTAACAAAAACCATGTATAGGTTTACAGTAACCAGCAGTGAGAATGTGACCATTTTCCAGAGATGGCATCAGGACCTGGGAGAGCTCACCTTACGCAGTCAAAGGCATTGACCTAAGATTGAACTGTTGAGCCTTTGATATTTTTCTctccagaaaaaaaatcaccATCCTGCAAAATGGTAGCCTTTGTCCCCTTTGCTGTACTTAACTCCTTACAAAGCATACAACTATTAAATACTGATTAGCaggctataataataataacaaaaggAAAACTAATATAAAAACCATCTGCTCTGTAAGAGAGCATTTAAAAACATTAATACCAGCAATACGTTTGTTACAGTTTCATTCCAATGCCAAATGTGCAGGTATGTTCTGACGCAAGGCGAGGCATAACTCGCTGTTTGTTTACGTCAGGCTTCCACGTGGAGCatcattcctccattcctccttccgAGACTTCACATGATTTCCAGGACTGTTCTCCTACCGGCAATTAAAAGGTAATAAAATGCACCAGCATCTACAGGGGCTGGCCAGTCCACCTCTCATCATGCTGCTCCCActgcagccagacagacagacaggtacagcgTCCAGCTAGCCCACCATACTACACCTCTGCTCTACTACAAGATCATCTATAGTACTCCTAGTAAGGAGGAAGGTCTGCTAAAGTAAGGGAGGAGGTggtggtttgggggtagaaggagagaggtgggaggggttgataaagagatgCTAACCAGGGGCCAGGGAAGGGGTTACTaccagggaggggaggaaggcagGACCTGGGAGAGAAAAGGCATGCTATCCATGGGCCGCATGGCGATGTTAAGCGGCCCGGTTATATTCATGGGCATCCCAGAGGTGATGGCCACAGGGTGGGCTATATTCATGGGCCCAGTGATGGTCACTGGGTGCTGCAGGTTGATTGGAGAGGTGATGTTGACCGTGCTGGTGGTGATGTTCATCTGGGCGGCGATGGTTACCGGGTTGCTGGCGTTGCCACGGTTCATCGccgaggtgatggcggcagagtTGGTGACGGGCGTCACTGAGCCGGAGTTGTGCACGTTGTTAGAGTCTGAGGAAAAATGAGGGAGGGAAGAAGCGAAAGAAAGACAGAATGAGCTGGATGATCGTTCATTACAAACCATTTAGGATAGCCCCAAGCTCCACAGGGTTAGAGGGGCCGAGGTTTGAGTCACTGCAACGGTCAACACACACATTAAAATGATTAGACATTATAAAACAAAAATGGTAGGATTCTTATGAACCTACCTTGAAAACGAGAGATGTCCATAAGGACTTGGAACGAGTTATTTAAGATCTCTCCTACCGTCAACTCACCTGAGGGGGCAATTCAAAAAGCAGGATCAATgtgctagccagctaactttcaGCTAATATTCAGAAACACTTTATTTCATACTATAGTCAACTTGAAATGGTATGGTATAATTAACTCACTGCTTTAAACAACCCATATTCCACTTAAACATTCCGAGTTGTAATTTAAGGTTGATCAAAGTCGTTTGGCTAGCTAACTTATTGATCCTGCTTAATGAAATAAAACCCTGATACCTGAATAACCATAACACACAAGCATCTGCAACGACTTGGTTGTAAAACAACTAGAACTACACACGCTAGGCTAGAAGACAGATCTGTAGTGGAAAATGGGCCACTTCAATGCATAAGTAAGTATACAGCTACAAATTTGGAGGGGTTGGGATCGGGATGGGTTTCGGCTTTAGCTACTAGATTACCTTTTCGTAGCCCTGAGTGGTGGTTCCACTGCCAGTCACTTAGCCCTAttcagagatacagacagataggGGTTACATTGATTGACAGGACTGATTGGGACAGGGCATCACTTGGTTCTGCGTGCCAGAAGGGCATAGGGGGACACAAGTCATTGGGTTAGATACACGAAGGGCCAATCATTTGGCCTTCTACCAAGTACTAAAATGTTTAATGCACATTGTAGCTGGTGAGGACAGAAATAGATAATGTATGCATAATCATTTTATTAGGTCAAATGATTAGGGTCTGCTGAACAATAGATTTTGCCCGTGCCATTTTAGAGTGATCTTATTCTTCCAAACTGGACTTCAACACCCATAAGTCAGTGGAGGTTTGACAAACCAACAAGAGAGCAGATGTTATAAACCTCAATTTCAACAGCTGACAAAACAAGATACCCACAGAGTCTGAAAACAGCATACAGACCCATCAACACTTAAGAGGATATTAAGTGTTTTCTTTGGTCGACTCGCATGTCGCATTTGAATGACTTGTATTGCTGCACTAGTTCGCTATGAGCGTCAAATGAATTGAACGTTCAAAGCCCTTTAAATTTAGACCGTCTCCTACCAGATTTCCTGCTACAGGCTATCCATTTCTGTCAGCAGAGATACTCGTCATCCCCACCACACATGTAAACAACTGGTAAACCAGACAGGGCTGTGGGTTGGCCCCAGCAAATTGACATTATCATGCCATGAATCCCTGAATGAGTGGTAACACAGTCCTTATCAGTTGTGGACTGTTGTACAGTACATTTGAATCTGTAAGTCAATTTGTGGTGCTGCACTGAAGGATATGAATGTCCATGAAAATGGCTAATAGAAGGTAGGCCTATTCCTAATCATTCTTTATCCTGACGCAAATATATTGGAATCAAATACATACAGACATGGGTCACTCTCCACTCCATTTCATAATTCTGAAGAAACTCTCGTATCAAAACAAGAGTTTTtactggacaaattcaggtaggtcccccTTTGTTTCATTCCATTTAAGAAACATTTagcaacagaatcggcagaatgaatacacccctgacgTCGTGCTTTGTGCCTGCCTATGTTGTACAGGACACCACAGAACAACAATGCATGGGGTGCTCTCAGCATAAAGATAGGGACAGAATAAATACCTAAAGTATTTTTTAAGAAAACAAATATAAGATTTAATACCTAGGTCTGGAGCACCCCAGGCTAGGTGTGGCTGAGTGGAGagtgggaaggatggagggagtggaggaggagagtgggaggctGCTTGGCATACCTTTATTACAGGGGTTGTTGAAGCTGGCCTGGCCGTGGGTCTTGAGGTGGCTAGTAATGTAGGCAGCGCTCAGCATCTTGCCACAGATGTTGCAGGTCACCTTGCCCTCGTGTCGGATCATGTGGGAGCGCAGGCGGTCTTTGGTGGCGAAAGCAGAGGTGCAggcctggggtggtatacaggaacAATGACAGGGATATCAGATGAGATACAGCCTGATACAGATTGTattacaaccggccgtgattgggaatcccacaaggcagcgcacaattggcccagcatcaacCGGGTTtggcggtcattgtaaataagaatttgttcttaactgacttacctagttaaataaaggttaaatcaaaaaatatctatattttttaaaactcactcaatgagtttgtgtgtgtgtacactgcagACATGTCTGACATCTTGAAGACTCAGGAAAGATGACATATTTTACAATTGGGAGTTAGCGTAATAATCTCATCCTTAATCCAACAAAACAGGAGTGAATGTGCGGTACAGGAAAGTGACCATAAACAGGGAAGGGGGCGTCCCGGAGGAGGATGCCTGGCTCCTTACCGTTACTTGGCATTTGAAGGGTCTCTCTGAGGAATGAACATGCTTCACATGACAGCTTAGATGGTCAGGCctgcaggaggagaggacacagaaGAACACAGGCATTTTAAAACCTGGTATAATAGCTAAAACACCAGTACAGTTTAATCAATAATGCCATACACTGACAGTAGCTGGGGCTACTCTGTTGACACGTGATTCAATTAACAAAATGGGCCAACAAAGATTGCAGGCAAATTACAAATTCTCAGTGAACCCACAGTTATACCATAATAGTTCAATTATGTTTAatttaataaataaaacatctacaGTAAATGTATGTTAGTCTCATGGTGTCCATATCGGACCCATGGGACACAAGCTATTAGAGCATCAATCCACTACTACACCCCTCCCAAATGAATAAATACTACACCCCTCCCAAATGAATAAATACTACACCCCTCCCAAATGAATACTTACACCCCCCCCAAATGAATAAATACTTACACCCCCCAAATGAATAAATACTTACACCCCCAAATGAATAAATACTTACACCCCCCAAATGAATAAATACTACACCCCTCCCAAATGAATAAATACTTACACCCCTCCCAAATGAATAAATACTTACACCCCTCCCAAATGAATAAATACTTACACCCCTCCCAAATGAATAAATACTTACACCCCTCCCAAATGAATAAATACTACACCCCTCCCAAAGTAATAATTGATGTTCTTGCAACAAGACCAGATAATTATTCAGTTAAGCCACACCAAAGAATAACCAGAGGGATAGAATTTAGACATTTTTTCAAAATCGAACTAGAACTCTATTCTACAACAtcacaaaaaataaaataatctgcTCTACAGTATACCCTGGAGAAAACAATTATCTGGCAACCACAGCCGTCCATCTGTCGTTCAGTTCTCCTCTGCCCTCACTAAGCCGCACTAGTGAAATGTAGCTATTGGACAAACACAGCCAGAGAATTCCCCTCCAACAAAGGAGGAGAGTGTGGCTTAAAAATGTCTCTAAGGAGGCAGTTTCACACTAGCAGGCTTTTCGTGATGGCGAGCAGTAGTCCAATCCCATCTCCTCAGGAGTGCAGTGGAGCTCAAAAGCTCACATCTCCCCTCACACACAACACTCCTTCGTTAAAGAACAGGGGAATAGCCTCTTTCAGGACTGCCAAGCGTGAAAATTAACATGCACCTCTAGCCGCATAAGAGTAAGATTTGTTACTTTGCGCCAAGTCACTATGATTATGATACAATATACTTCACTAGTTGCTAATAATTTGGCTCAAGAACTTCACCGTTCACTGACAACTTAATGATGTCTGAAAGGGTTAGGTTGGGGGGGGGAATAACAAAATACTCTCCAATATTGGAAATAACAAAAGGGGAGGAGCTAAATCAATGATTAGAAATCAGACCAGTCAGTGAGTCAGAACACTACCATTGGCCTTGGGAGCTGCAGGAGTTACACTGGAGACCCATCTCTTCTGGTGCCGTCTGGCCCCTGCAGCATTCTCCCTGTCCCCTGCCGATATCCCTGAGAGGGGGGACACGAGGGACTACTATGTGACGCACGCAAAGCTCCAGATACTGTTTATATACATGGTGGGGCACTGCTTGCATGTCATGAGCCAGTACTAATGGTCTGAACAGAAGCTGCGTGGGGCATCAGTAATCATGGCCGAGCTTCATAAAAGCTACACACAAACAAGAGGTGGTCCAGAACAACAATTAAGGACTTTGTCTCATAGGGTTACCATATAAATAGGCATTCTGGTATGTGATTTCTGGCATTCAAATTATACTCCACCTTGTTCTTTGATTGAGGAATTTCATTCAAAGTGGAAATTGTACATAACACCTTTTGGCTATGTGCATTAAAGCATCATAGTGGAAACATACTAGTATGCAAAGCAATGTTCCTAAATTCCTATTGATTGAGACTGATTAACCAGTCCAATTCAATTACATTCCAACACACGAGGATTTCCAAAATTCATCACACCTTTAAATTATTAGGCTACGGACCACTGAATATCAATTTCAAGTGGAATGTTTTTACCCAACCAAGCCCGCCATTGACTTGAATCATCCTCATATTAATCTAGGGCTACATATGACATTGTTTTATGAGGCTGCACCTGTTGGATACGATCTGCCCTCTTGTAGTCCTTTATGCCTGTCAGTTAGGCTTCTTCTTCTACAACATAGTCGTATCCTGTACATAAATGTATCCGATTCTGAATTAAGATGACTTTTGAAAAGTTGTGATATGGCCCTCTTGCTTTTCCCCCACAATCAGGAAATATATTTGGGGCCCATTAAAATGGAAGCAGTGAAAAAGAGATAACGATAAGAAATATGTGAAATTCCAAAGAACCTTACACAAAACTCTTTGTCAGAATGCATTATTGACAATTACAGTTCAACATGTACTATGGACAATAACATTTTTTTAAGTGGACTAAAGGAAAACTTGAATAAGTTGAACTGCGCCACGCACCTGGAGAAGCCCTTCCCACAGACAGAGCAGATGTAAGGTTTGTGAACGCCCCCGTCGTGTGAGCGCACGTGGTAGGTCATGCGGTCCTTTCTCTTGAAGCGCTGCTGGCAGATGGGGCACTCAAAGGGCTTCTCGTCTGAGTGGGACAGCTTGTGACGGTTCAGGTGGTAGACGTCACGGAAGGCCTTGCCACACATCTCACAGCCGTGGTTCTTCTTCACTGGCTTGGCAGGCTTCTTGGGCTGGCTCTGCTGCTGATGATGAtggtgctgctggtgctgctgctgggGCACCATGGTGGGAGACATGATGCTGGAGCCCGTGGAGGCTGAGGTTGTGGCCGTGGTGAGGATGCCAGCGATGGTGGAGATGTAAGAGGGCTGCCCGCCGCTGTTCTCGCGCTGTGGCACTGTGGAGATCATGGGCACCATGGTGGGTGCCGTCTGTGTCTTCTTGGGACGAGACACCATCTTGACGCCCGTATGGCAGGACTCGTGCCGTCTGAGATGGTAGCTGTCCCGGAAGGCCTTGTTGCAGTAGCCGCAGATGAAAGGCGTTTTGGACTTGGGCTCTTTCTTCACCACTACAACGGGACCACCGCCGCTGCCTCCTCCTCCGCCGCCTCCCCCTGTTCCACTGGCCACATTGTCCTTGAGGAGCTCTGCGACGCTGACTGGGGGCTTCTGGTCCAAGAGGATGGGCATCACAGGCTTCTGGTCCACAGGTTCTGGTCctcctgactggaggagaggcagCAAGCTGTTCTGGGCCACCTGGTGCTGGTGATGCAGGGCTTCATTGGCCTGCTGGAAGGACAACACAAAGACAGCCATGTAGAAGCACATCAGTACACAGTCTACAGTGTCAGTCACACCGTCAAAGCTACTACAGCTGcatgtagcagagagagagaaagtgagagacctGTTTCTGACTGCTCCAGAGAGTTGAAACGGACTGCCTTGTCAGCAGAACTACCCCTGTTTCCAAGATAAGGATGACAGTAAAACAGAACTTCTCATTTTTAAAAGAATTGAGCAGAGAATGACAATTTGATTCACTTTTCTTATTTGAAGAGTCCATTTGGTTGTCAGCTTCCATTTATAGATGTTGATGAATTTCATGAACTAAGCTATACTACTCAAACGCTTTTCTGGTGATATCTAAGGGTAGCCTTGTGGGTGACGTTGAGGTTTGAGGTTCAAAAGGAGGTTGCTCAATTTATGCCATTATtcatttaagtaggcaagtcagttaagaacaaattcttatttacaattgactgcctacaccggccaagcccccggcgacgctgggccaaatgtgcgccaccctatgggactcccaatcacagccaggtgtgatacagcctggaatcaaaccactgtgtctgtagtgacgcctctcgcactgagatgcagtgccttagacagcggcgccactcgggagcacccCAAAAAATAACAATTATTCCAAGTCTTCCCCTGTGCCATTCAGGCAGCtacgttactactactacaaccccTGTCAGCATGAATGCTGCGTTCTAAGAGGAAGGACAGGCTTTAAAAAGAGGGACATCCATTCATTTACCAGAAATAGAAAGGGAGCCATTTCCAGCCAGGGCATCCGAGCCTCTCAGAAAAAACACAAGTGCAGCCCTGATGAACGTGGTGTGAGAAGAGGGttaggaggggagaagagggttaggaggggagaagagggttaGGAGGCAGCTGTTCAAGGTGCACACATGAGAGGATTTAAACTGAGATTTGAGCTCAGTGGGTGATGTAGTCAGTTATGTCGTGCCAGAATGACATGAACAATATACAGTACACCAACGTATACCTGACCAACTACACACATACAATGAATCGACAGGTTTGTTTCACTTTGTAGATTTACGCCTCTTGACCTTTTCGCCAAATCTCgagttgtatttttttaaactatgaAGACCAAATCTAGAATTGTACACCCAAAATATTCAACTCGAGATCTGCTCAAACGAATCCATCAAAGATACACAAGtaaccttagtgctgcttttgataccatcgatcaccacattcttttggagaaattggaaacccaaattggtttaCACGGACAAGTTCAGACCTGGTTCAGATCTaatctgttggaaagatatcagtttgtctcggtggatggtttgtcctctgacaaatcaactgtaaattgcgGTGtttctcaaggttccgttttaagaccactattgttttcactatatattttacctcttggtaatgtcattcggaaacataatgttaactttcactgctatttggatgacacacagctgtacatttcaatgaaacatggtgaagccccaaaattgccctcgctagaagcctgtgtttcagacataaggaagtagatggctgcaaacgttctacttttaaacttggacaaaacagagatgcttcttctaggtcccaagaaacaatgacatcttctgttgaatctgacaattaatcttaatggttgtacagtcgtctcagataaaactgaaggacctcagcgttactctggaccctgatctcttttttgacgaacatatcaaggcTATTTCAAGGAcaacttttttccatctacgtaacattgcaaaaatctgaaactttgtccaaaaacgatgcagaaaaattaatccatgcttttgttacttctaggttagactacccaaattggtctacatggacaagttctggcctggtttagatcttatctgtcggaaagataacagtttgtctctgtgaatggtttgtcctctctactttccggctacccggataaagcactaaataaacttcagttagtgctaaacacagctgctagaatcctgactagaaccaaaaaatttgatcatattactccagtgctagcctctctacactggcttcctgttaaggcaagggctgatttcaaggttttactgctaacctacaaagcattacatgggcttgctcctacctatctttccgatttggtcctgccgtacatacctacacgtacgctacggtcacaagacacaggcttccttactgtccctagaatttctaagcaaatagctggaggcagggctttctcctatagagctcaatttttatggaatggtctgcctacccatgagagagacgcagactcggtctcaacctttaagtctttattgaagactcatctcttcagtcgGTCATATtagtagtctggcccag
Proteins encoded:
- the LOC115141933 gene encoding vascular endothelial zinc finger 1-like isoform X1, with protein sequence MEADNQMDSSNKKSESNCHSLLNSFKNEKFCFTVILILETGVVLLTRQSVSTLWSSQKQQANEALHHQHQVAQNSLLPLLQSGGPEPVDQKPVMPILLDQKPPVSVAELLKDNVASGTGGGGGGGGSGGGPVVVVKKEPKSKTPFICGYCNKAFRDSYHLRRHESCHTGVKMVSRPKKTQTAPTMVPMISTVPQRENSGGQPSYISTIAGILTTATTSASTGSSIMSPTMVPQQQHQQHHHHQQQSQPKKPAKPVKKNHGCEMCGKAFRDVYHLNRHKLSHSDEKPFECPICQQRFKRKDRMTYHVRSHDGGVHKPYICSVCGKGFSRDIGRGQGECCRGQTAPEEMGLQCNSCSSQGQWPDHLSCHVKHVHSSERPFKCQVTACTSAFATKDRLRSHMIRHEGKVTCNICGKMLSAAYITSHLKTHGQASFNNPCNKGLSDWQWNHHSGLRKGELTVGEILNNSFQVLMDISRFQDSNNVHNSGSVTPVTNSAAITSAMNRGNASNPVTIAAQMNITTSTVNITSPINLQHPVTITGPMNIAHPVAITSGMPMNITGPLNIAMRPMDSMPFLSQVLPSSPPW
- the LOC115141933 gene encoding vascular endothelial zinc finger 1-like isoform X3, whose product is MEPSWSTFLFQSSVGPMVPGNPRRDYYTGIRQANEALHHQHQVAQNSLLPLLQSGGPEPVDQKPVMPILLDQKPPVSVAELLKDNVASGTGGGGGGGGSGGGPVVVVKKEPKSKTPFICGYCNKAFRDSYHLRRHESCHTGVKMVSRPKKTQTAPTMVPMISTVPQRENSGGQPSYISTIAGILTTATTSASTGSSIMSPTMVPQQQHQQHHHHQQQSQPKKPAKPVKKNHGCEMCGKAFRDVYHLNRHKLSHSDEKPFECPICQQRFKRKDRMTYHVRSHDGGVHKPYICSVCGKGFSRDIGRGQGECCRGQTAPEEMGLQCNSCSSQGQWPDHLSCHVKHVHSSERPFKCQVTACTSAFATKDRLRSHMIRHEGKVTCNICGKMLSAAYITSHLKTHGQASFNNPCNKGLSDWQWNHHSGLRKGELTVGEILNNSFQVLMDISRFQDSNNVHNSGSVTPVTNSAAITSAMNRGNASNPVTIAAQMNITTSTVNITSPINLQHPVTITGPMNIAHPVAITSGMPMNITGPLNIAMRPMDSMPFLSQVLPSSPPW
- the LOC115141933 gene encoding vascular endothelial zinc finger 1-like isoform X9; its protein translation is MEPSWSTFLFQSSVGPMVPGNPRRDYYTGIRQANEALHHQHQVAQNSLLPLLQSGGPEPVDQKPVMPILLDQKPPVSVAELLKDNVASGTGGGGGGGGSGGGPVVVVKKEPKSKTPFICGYCNKAFRDSYHLRRHESCHTGVKMVSRPKKTQTAPTMVPMISTVPQRENSGGQPSYISTIAGILTTATTSASTGSSIMSPTMVPQQQHQQHHHHQQQSQPKKPAKPVKKNHGCEMCGKAFRDVYHLNRHKLSHSDEKPFECPICQQRFKRKDRMTYHVRSHDGGVHKPYICSVCGKGFSRPDHLSCHVKHVHSSERPFKCQVTACTSAFATKDRLRSHMIRHEGKVTCNICGKMLSAAYITSHLKTHGQASFNNPCNKGLSDWQWNHHSGLRKGELTVGEILNNSFQVLMDISRFQDSNNVHNSGSVTPVTNSAAITSAMNRGNASNPVTIAAQMNITTSTVNITSPINLQHPVTITGPMNIAHPVAITSGMPMNITGPLNIAMRPMDSMPFLSQVLPSSPPW
- the LOC115141933 gene encoding vascular endothelial zinc finger 1-like isoform X7 — translated: MEPSWSTFLFQQANEALHHQHQVAQNSLLPLLQSGGPEPVDQKPVMPILLDQKPPVSVAELLKDNVASGTGGGGGGGGSGGGPVVVVKKEPKSKTPFICGYCNKAFRDSYHLRRHESCHTGVKMVSRPKKTQTAPTMVPMISTVPQRENSGGQPSYISTIAGILTTATTSASTGSSIMSPTMVPQQQHQQHHHHQQQSQPKKPAKPVKKNHGCEMCGKAFRDVYHLNRHKLSHSDEKPFECPICQQRFKRKDRMTYHVRSHDGGVHKPYICSVCGKGFSRDIGRGQGECCRGQTAPEEMGLQCNSCSSQGQWPDHLSCHVKHVHSSERPFKCQVTACTSAFATKDRLRSHMIRHEGKVTCNICGKMLSAAYITSHLKTHGQASFNNPCNKGLSDWQWNHHSGLRKGELTVGEILNNSFQVLMDISRFQDSNNVHNSGSVTPVTNSAAITSAMNRGNASNPVTIAAQMNITTSTVNITSPINLQHPVTITGPMNIAHPVAITSGMPMNITGPLNIAMRPMDSMPFLSQVLPSSPPW
- the LOC115141933 gene encoding vascular endothelial zinc finger 1-like isoform X6; this translates as MPWLEMAPFLFLQANEALHHQHQVAQNSLLPLLQSGGPEPVDQKPVMPILLDQKPPVSVAELLKDNVASGTGGGGGGGGSGGGPVVVVKKEPKSKTPFICGYCNKAFRDSYHLRRHESCHTGVKMVSRPKKTQTAPTMVPMISTVPQRENSGGQPSYISTIAGILTTATTSASTGSSIMSPTMVPQQQHQQHHHHQQQSQPKKPAKPVKKNHGCEMCGKAFRDVYHLNRHKLSHSDEKPFECPICQQRFKRKDRMTYHVRSHDGGVHKPYICSVCGKGFSRDIGRGQGECCRGQTAPEEMGLQCNSCSSQGQWPDHLSCHVKHVHSSERPFKCQVTACTSAFATKDRLRSHMIRHEGKVTCNICGKMLSAAYITSHLKTHGQASFNNPCNKGLSDWQWNHHSGLRKGELTVGEILNNSFQVLMDISRFQDSNNVHNSGSVTPVTNSAAITSAMNRGNASNPVTIAAQMNITTSTVNITSPINLQHPVTITGPMNIAHPVAITSGMPMNITGPLNIAMRPMDSMPFLSQVLPSSPPW
- the LOC115141933 gene encoding vascular endothelial zinc finger 1-like isoform X8, whose amino-acid sequence is MEADNQMDSSNKKSESNCHSLLNSFKNEKFCFTVILILETGVVLLTRQSVSTLWSSQKQQANEALHHQHQVAQNSLLPLLQSGGPEPVDQKPVMPILLDQKPPVSVAELLKDNVASGTGGGGGGGGSGGGPVVVVKKEPKSKTPFICGYCNKAFRDSYHLRRHESCHTGVKMVSRPKKTQTAPTMVPMISTVPQRENSGGQPSYISTIAGILTTATTSASTGSSIMSPTMVPQQQHQQHHHHQQQSQPKKPAKPVKKNHGCEMCGKAFRDVYHLNRHKLSHSDEKPFECPICQQRFKRKDRMTYHVRSHDGGVHKPYICSVCGKGFSRPDHLSCHVKHVHSSERPFKCQVTACTSAFATKDRLRSHMIRHEGKVTCNICGKMLSAAYITSHLKTHGQASFNNPCNKGLSDWQWNHHSGLRKDSNNVHNSGSVTPVTNSAAITSAMNRGNASNPVTIAAQMNITTSTVNITSPINLQHPVTITGPMNIAHPVAITSGMPMNITGPLNIAMRPMDSMPFLSQVLPSSPPW